The Nostoc sp. PCC 7524 nucleotide sequence CCACTACTGACATATCTGCAAGAGCATTAATAGCTGGCCCGTTGATGACTTTACCTTGGGCATCAAAGCGAGAACCGTGACAGGGACAATCCCATGTTTGCTCTGAAGAATTCCAACTCACAATACAATTGAGATGGGTACAAACTGCGGAATGTTGGTGCAATTTACCGCTTTCATCACGATAGGCAGCCATTTTAGTTAAACCACTCCGCACTACTGCGCCTGTACCTGGGGCAATTTTTTCCACAGAATCTACTTCTCCTGGTGTCACCCAATCTAAATATTGAGAAGCAACGTTGATATTTTCCGAGATAAAATCACCAACTGCACCGACTCTAGCCCGTGATGGTTCGTAAACTTCTGCCCAGGTGTTTTTTCTCCCCAAAATCATATCTGATAACAGGATGCCGGCAATTGTACCGTGGGTCATCCCTAAACCAGAATCACCTGTAGCGATGTAGATATTGTCTGCATCAAAAGGATTTTTACCAATATAAGCAATCCCATCATCAGCATTCATTACCTGACCTGACCAGCGAAATAAAATTTCTCCTGCCATTGGGAAGCGTTCTTGTGTCCACTTCTGGAGTTTGGCATAACGTGCATCAGCATCGTCAGCTTGACCTGTTTTGTGGTCTTCACCACCGACAATTAAGACATCATGTTGCTCATCTAAATTTTGCAGGCGCACATAATGATAAGGGTCAAGGGTATCCCAATATAATGCTTGAGTAACGGAACCACGAGGCACTTCTGCACCAATGACAAAGGTAATGTAAGCAGCCTGCTTAAAGTGCATAGTAGCCAAATTACTAATAGGAGAGTTGGTTGCTACGACTACAGCATCAGCAGTTACTACTTGACCATTGCTAGTTTCCACACGGGCAGTTGCACCACCCTGAATTTTTTCGACATGAGTATTGGTATAAATTCTGCCGCCACGACGTTCTATAGCTGCAATCAATCCCGTGAGATACTTCAATGGGTCAAATTGCCCTTGCTGGGGAAAGCGTAGACATACACCTGTGTCAAACCCTTCTAGGGGTGCTTGTTTAACAAGTTCGACACTACTAAGTCCAGCGCGATGGGCAGCTGCTAATTCTTTTTCCATCTCATCCAAGGATTGCAGGTCAGGGGGAAAAAGATAGCCATTTAATCGGGTAAAGTCACAGTCAATATTTTCTTGGGTAGCGATCGCCTCTATAGTATTAATTGCTGTAGTATGACTTTCGGCAATTAATTTGGCACGTTCTTCACCGTGTATTTGTTCTAGTTCATAGTAACGATAACTCAAAACGTTTGATAAATGTGCTGTGGTGCGTTCTGTTTGACCTCCGCCGACAGGGCCATCATCTAGCACTACCACAGATTTACCTGCACGAGATAGCATATAGGCCGTTGACATTCCCGCCATCCCCGCACCAACAATACACACATCTGCATGAGTATTTTCTACCAGCGCAGGTTGGGCTGGTACTGTTGCCGTAGTCATCCAAATTGATATAGTTTTTCCCGAATTACTTTGCATAATTTTTATGATTTTTATAGCGTTTCAATTATTAAGAAAGGCAGAAGGCAGTTTGCAAAAGCGTTGCCACAGGCTAGGAAAAAGGGGTTTAGTTCTAAATTTCCTACTAGGAATGCTCAAGTTTTTCGCCTTTATGCACTTATCACTAGCAAGGTTAAGCCAGACTTAATACTATTTATTTACTGTCACATTTTAGACTGTTATTTTTATTGAATATATCTACAGTTCGATAGAATTAAACAATCTACTTTAATGAAGATGAAAAAGAATTTTGCGCCGCGTGGTGCGCTTCACGCAGCGAAAATGCTATGGGTAGGCACGAACTTGATATTAGGGACTTCCAAGTAAAAAATATTCCATCAGTGTGTCAGCAGAGGAGCAGAGGGAGAAAGTATCTGAAAATTTTCTTCTTTAAACACATACTACAAAATTGCTATTTTAAATTTAAAATTTTATTGGTTTGAAACCGAGATTGTGAATAATTTATAAAGGTTGCCAGAATGCAAACTCGATACTACCAACATTGTAGTGACGAACTTTATTAAAATCAGACTGAGTTATCAACAGAAGTATATATATCGATAGATATAATTTTGCTTAAATAGTAGTATTTTAAAATACGAAAAAACGTATGTTAAATCTAAAACATACTGCCTAACTATTAAAATTTAAACAAATGCGGTTTTAGAGATATCAATGTTAGAGGTCAACCGCTTGCGACTACAAGTAGCACGTAATTCACTGGTGGCAAAAGTTGCGAGTGCGATCGCGGTTTTGGTTGGTAGTTTGGTATTGATTGGCTGGTGGCTTGATATCGAGGCGCTGAAGCTTGTTTTCCTGAATATCCCAGCAACAATGAAACCGAACACGGCACTATGCTTTTTGCTATCAGGAGTTGCATTATGGTTTCTGTCCTGGAGACAAGTACGGGCTGCTTTCAGGAACTTAGAACCAGAAGCAACAACTAAGAATCATAAAGTTAACTACTTACGTCTGTCAGAAGTTTGTGCTGTAGCTGTTATCGTCATTGCCACCCTTACCCTCAGTCAATATATCTTTGGTGGGAATTTAGGTATTGATGAGTTACTTGTGGGTAAATCGTCGATGCCATTGACGACATTGCATCCGGCAA carries:
- a CDS encoding FAD-dependent oxidoreductase, translated to MQSNSGKTISIWMTTATVPAQPALVENTHADVCIVGAGMAGMSTAYMLSRAGKSVVVLDDGPVGGGQTERTTAHLSNVLSYRYYELEQIHGEERAKLIAESHTTAINTIEAIATQENIDCDFTRLNGYLFPPDLQSLDEMEKELAAAHRAGLSSVELVKQAPLEGFDTGVCLRFPQQGQFDPLKYLTGLIAAIERRGGRIYTNTHVEKIQGGATARVETSNGQVVTADAVVVATNSPISNLATMHFKQAAYITFVIGAEVPRGSVTQALYWDTLDPYHYVRLQNLDEQHDVLIVGGEDHKTGQADDADARYAKLQKWTQERFPMAGEILFRWSGQVMNADDGIAYIGKNPFDADNIYIATGDSGLGMTHGTIAGILLSDMILGRKNTWAEVYEPSRARVGAVGDFISENINVASQYLDWVTPGEVDSVEKIAPGTGAVVRSGLTKMAAYRDESGKLHQHSAVCTHLNCIVSWNSSEQTWDCPCHGSRFDAQGKVINGPAINALADMSVVERGNRT